One segment of Arvicanthis niloticus isolate mArvNil1 chromosome 5, mArvNil1.pat.X, whole genome shotgun sequence DNA contains the following:
- the Phf24 gene encoding PHD finger protein 24 isoform X2: MGVLMSKRQTVEQVQKEVQEEKEAEASAPVVQEESSINRAAWERLRDGRGVEPEEFDRTSRFTPPAFIRPTRKLDDDKPPDIGLEPREPVVSDEMCDICEVWTAESLFPCRVCTRVFHDGCLRRMGYLQGDSAVEVTEMAHTETGWSCYYCDNLNLLLTEEEMYSLTETFQRCKVIPDCSLTLEDFVRYRHQAAKRGDSNRALTDEQEEQATRQFAALDPEHRGHIEWSDFLSHESLLLLQQLRPQNSLLRLLTVKERERARATFLARGRGSTISEAECHHARHSWFCKRLVEASSCSVSISHVGPIADSSSPAASSSKSPEKAPPPTEQESRYVDWPTFLRENVIYILAARPNSGAIHLKPPG, encoded by the exons ATGGGGGTGTTGATGTCGAAGCGGCAGACGGTGGAGCAGGTGCAGAAG GAAgtacaggaggagaaggaagcagaggcaagtgccCCCGTGGTCCAGGAAGAGAGCAGTATCAACCGTGCAGCCTGGGAGCGGCTCCGAGATGGGCGTGGAGTTGAGCCTGAGGAGTTTGACAGGACCAGTCGATTCACACCCCCTGCCTTCATCCGCCCCACCCGGAAGCTGGACGATGACAAACCTCCAGATATTGGCTTGGAACCCCGGGAGCCT GTTGTCAGCGATGAGATGTGTGACATCTGTGAAGTCTGGACCGCCGAGAGTCTCTTCCCATGCAGAGTCTGCACCAGGGTTTTCCACGACGGTTGCCTGCGCCGCATGGGCTACCTCCAAGGGGACAGTGCAGTGGAGGTGACCGAGATGGCCCATACAGAGACAGGCTGGAGCTGCTACTACTGT GACAACCTTAACCTGCTGCTTACGGAGGAGGAGATGTACAGCCTCACAGAGACCTTTCAGCGGTGTAAAGTCATCCCTG ATTGCTCCCTGACACTGGAGGACTTTGTGCGCTACCGCCACCAAGCAGCAAAGCGAGGAGACAGCAACAGGGCCCTGACTGATGAGCAAGAGGAGCAGGCAACCCGCCAGTTTGCAGCCTTGGACCCTGAGCATCGGGGTCACATAGAGTGGTCTGACTTCTTGTCCCACGAGTCCCtcctgctgctgcagcagctgcgTCCCCAG AACTCTCTGTTGAGGCTTCTTACCGTCAAGGAGAGAGAACGAGCCCGAGCCACCTTCCTGGCACGGGGCAGAGGAAGCACCATCAGCGAGGCAgagtgccaccatgcccggcaCTCTTGGTTCTGCAAACGCCTTGTAGAGGCTTCTTCTTGCAGTGTCAG TATCAGCCATGTGGGTCCTATAGCAGACAGCAGCAGCCCAGCTGCCAGCAGTAGCAAGAGTCCGGAGAAGGCCCCACCGCCCACAGAGCAGGAGTCCAG ATATGTGGATTGGCCCACCTTCCTAAGAGAGAATGTCATCTACATCTTGGCTGCTCGTCCTAACAGTGGAGCGATCCACCTGAAGCCCCCAGGATAG
- the Phf24 gene encoding PHD finger protein 24 isoform X1: MGVLMSKRQTVEQVQKVSLAVSAFKDGLRDRPSIRRGGEPPGSRRGTVEGSVQEVQEEKEAEASAPVVQEESSINRAAWERLRDGRGVEPEEFDRTSRFTPPAFIRPTRKLDDDKPPDIGLEPREPVVSDEMCDICEVWTAESLFPCRVCTRVFHDGCLRRMGYLQGDSAVEVTEMAHTETGWSCYYCDNLNLLLTEEEMYSLTETFQRCKVIPDCSLTLEDFVRYRHQAAKRGDSNRALTDEQEEQATRQFAALDPEHRGHIEWSDFLSHESLLLLQQLRPQNSLLRLLTVKERERARATFLARGRGSTISEAECHHARHSWFCKRLVEASSCSVSISHVGPIADSSSPAASSSKSPEKAPPPTEQESRYVDWPTFLRENVIYILAARPNSGAIHLKPPG; this comes from the exons ATGGGGGTGTTGATGTCGAAGCGGCAGACGGTGGAGCAGGTGCAGAAGGTGAGCCTGGCTGTGTCAGCCTTCAAGGATGGGCTACGGGACAGACCTTCCATCAGACGTGGGGGTGAGCCACCAGGGTCCCGCCGCGGCACTGTGGAGGGCTCTGTTCAGGAAgtacaggaggagaaggaagcagaggcaagtgccCCCGTGGTCCAGGAAGAGAGCAGTATCAACCGTGCAGCCTGGGAGCGGCTCCGAGATGGGCGTGGAGTTGAGCCTGAGGAGTTTGACAGGACCAGTCGATTCACACCCCCTGCCTTCATCCGCCCCACCCGGAAGCTGGACGATGACAAACCTCCAGATATTGGCTTGGAACCCCGGGAGCCT GTTGTCAGCGATGAGATGTGTGACATCTGTGAAGTCTGGACCGCCGAGAGTCTCTTCCCATGCAGAGTCTGCACCAGGGTTTTCCACGACGGTTGCCTGCGCCGCATGGGCTACCTCCAAGGGGACAGTGCAGTGGAGGTGACCGAGATGGCCCATACAGAGACAGGCTGGAGCTGCTACTACTGT GACAACCTTAACCTGCTGCTTACGGAGGAGGAGATGTACAGCCTCACAGAGACCTTTCAGCGGTGTAAAGTCATCCCTG ATTGCTCCCTGACACTGGAGGACTTTGTGCGCTACCGCCACCAAGCAGCAAAGCGAGGAGACAGCAACAGGGCCCTGACTGATGAGCAAGAGGAGCAGGCAACCCGCCAGTTTGCAGCCTTGGACCCTGAGCATCGGGGTCACATAGAGTGGTCTGACTTCTTGTCCCACGAGTCCCtcctgctgctgcagcagctgcgTCCCCAG AACTCTCTGTTGAGGCTTCTTACCGTCAAGGAGAGAGAACGAGCCCGAGCCACCTTCCTGGCACGGGGCAGAGGAAGCACCATCAGCGAGGCAgagtgccaccatgcccggcaCTCTTGGTTCTGCAAACGCCTTGTAGAGGCTTCTTCTTGCAGTGTCAG TATCAGCCATGTGGGTCCTATAGCAGACAGCAGCAGCCCAGCTGCCAGCAGTAGCAAGAGTCCGGAGAAGGCCCCACCGCCCACAGAGCAGGAGTCCAG ATATGTGGATTGGCCCACCTTCCTAAGAGAGAATGTCATCTACATCTTGGCTGCTCGTCCTAACAGTGGAGCGATCCACCTGAAGCCCCCAGGATAG